In the Anomalospiza imberbis isolate Cuckoo-Finch-1a 21T00152 unplaced genomic scaffold, ASM3175350v1 scaffold_52, whole genome shotgun sequence genome, GCCACGCCCCAATCAATCAATGGCCACGCCCCACCCGCACCAAAGCCCtgccccccccctccccacccccttcTCAAACCCAGGCCCTGTCCTGGACCTGCCCccgccccagcactgcccagccccgCCCACCTGGCCCCACCCAATCCCAGCCCCGCCTCTCTCTCCACAGGTGCAGATCATGGGCGTGTCCCACCCGGCCCCGCCCCTGCCGCCCTCCTCGGCCCCTCCCCCCAGTGCGGCCCCGCCCCCCTCGCGCCCACCAGCCCCGCCCCCGCTGCtgcgcccggccccgcccccggccccgccccccgcgctcccccggccgccccccgcccctccagcccggccgggccccgcccccgcTGCTCCGCCCTGGCCACGCCCCTGCCGCCAGGCCACGCCCACCTGCCGCCGGCCACGCCCCGCCCCGCTGAGCGCCGCCTGCGGGGCCGGAGGAGCggggcccgggggtcccgggggtcccgggggtcccggttCGCAATAAACGTATTTTAGTACAGCGGCTGCGAGCGCTGGTTTGGACTGGGCGGGGGCCATGCTGGGAGCGCCGCTCCGGGCACCGGTTCACCCCCAGCACCACCCGGAGGCCGCGGATCTTTCTGGAAAGGTTTTAATTAGAACCTGGAAAATCCACCGCAGGGGGGGCGTGGCCTGGGTCTGGCCCCTCCCCCGGAGTGTCCCCGCCCCCGGGGGCGGTGCCCGGGGCGGGGCTACAGCAGGACAaaagcggggggggggggaggggacgccccacccccaccccggAGCCACCcccggcagcagcagcgccccccgcccctcccccccccggGGCCTTCCTGAGTGCggggggaggggacagccctgtccccaaggggggaggggcaggggacACCGGCATCCCCACGGGGGGAGGGGACACACCCCACCCCCCCAAGGCCACCCCCGGActgtcccgtgtcccccatAAGGCTCAGGGACGCCCAGGATGTCCCCGCGTGGCCCTGGGCCACCCCCAGCTGTTCCTGGGCCACCAAGGATGTCCCCGGGGCCATCCACCCTTCTCGAGGCCCAGGACTCCTCAGAAGGGCCCTGGGCCACCactcctgtccccaggggtccctgggccACCCCGGATGTATCCCTGTCCTCAGGTGAGCCTTGCTCCCCGCTCCCAGAAGATCCCCCCAGGTCCCTGGGCCACCAGGATGTCCCCAGGAGGTCCCAGGGTCCCCACgaagccctgtccctgtccccaaaggCCCATCCAGGATGTCCCCACATCCTCACAGGGCCCTGGACGCCGCAGAACGGCCCCAGGTGCATCCAGGTGGTCCCAGGCCCGGCCAGGTGAGCCCCAGAGATCCCAGCTCCATCCAGGTGGCCCTGGGTGCATGCAGGGTGTCCCCACGGACACCTGGACCGCGCACAAGGTCCAGCCAGGTGACCCCTGGAGGTCCCGGCTTCAGCCATGAATGCCCCCAGATCCATCCAGGATGTTCCTGGACCCCGCAGAAGGTCCATCCTGGACGTCCCAGGTCCATCCCGGGCTCCCAGGTCCATCCTGGACGTCCCGGGTCCATCCCGGGCTCCCAGGTCCATCCTGGACATCCCGGGTCCATCCTGGACGTCCCGGGTCCATCCCGGGCTCCCAGGTCCATCCTGGACATCCCGGGTCCATCCAGGAGCTCCAGGGCCCTTCCCAGCAGGTCCTGGGTCCATCCAGGACGTGCCCACCAAGGCCTGGGGTGCACTCGAGGTCCATCCAGGTGATCCCCAGATCCATCCAGGAGCCCCCGAGACGCCCGAGGTCCATCCTGGCGctcccgtgtccccccgtgggCGTCCCCACCGTGTCCGTGGCTCAGAGCTGGAGCTCGGTGGCCACCTCAGAGGCACTCCCGGGTCGCCGCTCCTGGTCCGTGGCTCGGAGCCGCGGCTCGGCGGCCACCTCGGAGCCACCCCCGGGTCGCCGCGTCCGTGTCCCCAAAGCTCCTCGGCcgccctggagctgcccccaggtGACCCCTCCGGTCCGCGGCTCGGAGCCGCAGCCCCCGGGCCGCGCCGGCGCCGctggcgggcggccgcggctCAGAGCTTGAGCTCGTTGGCCACCTTGGAGGCGATGTTCTTGAAGGCCATGGAGGTGCCGGCGATGCGCTTGAAGCGGACGCCGTTGAGCGAGAGCCGGGGCAGTTTGCACACCTCCATCTCCCACTGCACGAAGGAGTCGTGGCCGGGCGCGCCGTGGGCGCAGAGCAGCACGAAGCGCTCCTGGGGCTCGCAGCGGCAGCTGTTGGCGTCCAGCACCTTGCGGATCTCGCGCAGCATCTCCCCGGGCTCCAGCGAGCTCGTGGTCTTCATGCTCCAGGTGAAGCGCAGCGAGCGCGGCTTGGCGTCGCGGCCGGCGTCGCGGGGGTCCTTCTCGGGGCCCACCGCGGGCCTGGGGGGAAACTGGGGGTgaggggggtcctgggggtccttCTCAGGGCCCACCAAGGGtctggggggaaattggggggtcctgggggccCTTCTCGGGGCCCACCGCGGGTCTGGGGTGGCACCGTGGAGTCACCAAGGGGAGCTGGGCACCCCTGTGGCTGTCACAGGGACCCtggaggtgtccccaggggtgtccccaggagggtcaCAAGGACCCCAGAGGTGTCCCAGGGACCCTGGGGATGCTGGGCAGGGGTCCCCACCTGTCCCAGGGACCCCGAGGGTGGCacagaggtgtccccaggggtggcacagggagcccaggctgtccccgACTCACCTGAGGGTCTCCACCCGCTCCTTGCTCTCGGGCTCGTGGGGGTTCCTCGGGAGACAAAAGGGGCCGAGCTCAGTcgggggggggctgggggggcacaGCCCCTCCCCCCCAGAGGGGACCCGGGGGGCACAGACAGCAccggggggtggggggacacacagacacacgggggggggacaaggacagacggacgagcggggccgggggggccaTGCGGGGCCGTGCAGCACTGGGGAGGGGtcgggggggtttggggggatttggggggggccTGGGGGATCAGGGGTGCCATGCGGGGGGACCCAGCGTCCGGCGCGGCCCTACCTTCTGGCAAACCTGAAAGACAGATTTCTACAAAGACAAACAGAAGAGAAGGGGACgttgggggggggagggggccgggACAGAGCCACCCCCTCCCCCGATTCCCCaccccccccagagccccctgagAGGGggtggggtcagtggggtccGGGGAAAAGCAGcacccccacaccccctccccggctctgtggggacagaggggcagggaggggacgTGGGGGTCCCCAGAGGGACATtgagggacagggaggggacgtGGGGGTCCCcagagggacactgagggacaggaggggacgtGGGGGTCCCCAGTGGGACATTGAGGGACAttgagggacaggaggggatgTGGGGGGGTCCCCAGTGGGACATTGAGGGACAttgagggacaggaggggatgTGGGGGTCCCCAGTGGGACATTGAGGGACAttgagggacaggaggggatgTGGGGGTCCCCAGTGGGACAttgagggacaggaggggatgTGGGGGTCCCCAGTGGGACATTGAGGGACAttgagggacaggaggggatgTGGGGGTCCCCAGGAGCATTAGTGGCAGGCCAGGGAGGACAGGAAAGGACATGCAGGTCCCTGAGGGGACAgcggcagggacaggaggggacacggagggagGAGAACAGAGAAGCCTTGAGAACACCGAGGGGACACCCTGAGGGGACAGAGAAACACAGAAGGGATCcgggggacaaggggacaccGAGGAGCCCTCACaggggacagagagaggggGCAGAGAATCCCTGGAGCACcgaggggacaccgaggggacagcCCAGGACACACAGAGGGGCAAACCGAAAGGGCACAGCgaggggacaccgagggacaGCGAGAGCCCAGAACACACCAGGGGGACACATCCAGGGGACACGGGGCCAGCGGGAGGGGAGCAGCCCGGGCCAGCCCGAGGCCGGCCCGGGTGTGCGGCTCACCTGCGCACAAACTTGGAGGTGAACTTGCTGAAGAGGCTGGCGGAGGGGCCGCGCCGGCCCTGGCTGGCGCCCGAGGGCGAGGCGGGCGGGGGCAGCCCGGGGGGCAGCGCGTAGGGCAGGgtgtcccgggggtcccggggggcgCGGAGCTGCCCGGCGTGGAAGGTGCTGCGGCTCGAGACCCCCCGCGGGAAGCTCGGCCGCTCGCCCGGGCCCTGGCTCACGTTGTGGGCAGAGGGGGACGCTGCTGGCACCCGGGGGGGCGCCCCGCTGCGGGGGGACACGGGGTTAGGGGGgacacccctgagcccccccacacccagggacacccccagacccctgaAGGGGGgacactgctgtccccagggacacccctgagccccccccagctcccagggagcCCCGTGGGAAGCTGGGGCGCTCCCCAGCACCCAGTGAATGCGGGaatggggggctgggggggtcacCCACCCCCCATCACCGTCCCAGCACCCTCGGGACCCCCTCagcccccccagagcccccccaggGGAAGCTGGGGTGGCCCAGAGCGGGAAGCAGGGTCGGGGGACGCTGGGCAGGGGTCCCACCTATCCTTGCCGTTCTGCAGCGAGCTCTGGCCCAGGCTGGCCCGGTCCAGCAGCGGCGAGTTCCGGCTGCGCGTGGTGCCCGTGGACAGGACGCTGTTCTGTGGGGGGACACGGAAAacggggggctgggggggacacagctgtcccaaaacccccaaacagcAGACACGGGATTTGGGGACCCTCCACTGGCCACCAAGAACAGCCCCGCCAGTGACCCCAGTCCCACCCTGGGGGGCCCAGGCAGGGCCAGCCCCCATTCCCACCCCCAGCAGAcactgaccccaaatcctggggttcCAGGTGTTGGGCACCCCCCTCCCACCTCAGcacccaaattcccccaaacctAGGggccccagacccccccaccccccaggtgtcccccacgCTGCACTGACCGTGGAGGGGGAGGGGGTGCCCTTGGATCGCTCCAGGCcgggcagggggctggggggcaccTTGGCCGTGCTGCCGgcccggcgccccccgccctcttcctcccctgctcctcctcctcctgctcctcctcctcctgctcctcctcctcctcctcgcttGTTCTCCGCGTTGGCCACCTGCGTTTTCTTGGAGTACGAGGCCGAGGTGGGGATGGAGAGCCCGGCTGGGGTGGGAGGGGCTGTCAGGGGCGGGGGTCCCACAGGGacccctcccttccccttcacCCCCTCCTCATTGGGGGATCCAGGGCGCACAGCACCCCATGAGGGTCCGGGCACCCTCGTTCCCACCCCACGGGCTTGTCTGGCCACCCACCCTCACatcccccagggacccccactCCCATCCCTGCACCCTGAGGGGACCCAGCTGCCCACGAACCCCCCCATGATGGGATCCTGTCCCCCCCAGCACCCAGAGCACCCCACTCCTGAGGGGTGCACCACCCACAGCTCCAGTCCCCCAGCGTCCGCGTTTGGGGTCTCCCGCTGGTTGctgccccccgtgtcccctgtggggtccccccgtgtcccccgtggGGTCTCCCGCTGGTCGCtgacccccgtgtcccccgtggGGTCTCACCCTGGTCGCTGACGCGCCGTTTGGGGTTGGCCGAGACGCTGCGCTGGACCTTGTGAGCGGGGGAGGGGCCCGAGCTGTTGGCCACCTCCGGGGCCACCCGCGGCTTCAGGGACAGGCTGtcctccagctggggacaggggacacgtggggacaccgggggacaccgggggacacccgCCGGGCAGGGGCGGGGACGCGCTGGcacgggcacagctggggacgGGGACGTGCCACCACGGCACAgccggggacagggggacaggacaGGCCCGCACGGGGACAGGGCATGGCGGGGAATGGCGTCCCCTGCGTCCCACCCCGTCCTCTCggtgtccccacgtcccctcAATGATCCCGCACCATCGCGATGTCCCCTTGTCACCGCGTCCCCTCTTCATCCCAATGACCCTCCCGGTACCACCTTGTCACCCGTccctccccatgtcccctctTTGTCCTTGTGTTCTTGTTGTCCCCTCGTGCCCTCCACACTCCCTCCCCTCCcatccctgtggttccctcgtcCCACACAGCGTCCCTGCCATCCCCCAGTGTCCCACAGtgtcccacagtgtccccacagtgtccccacagcgtccctgccatcccccagtgtccccacagtgtccccagtgtccccacagtgtccccacagtgtccccacagcatccctgccat is a window encoding:
- the MARK2 gene encoding serine/threonine-protein kinase MARK2 isoform X1 — encoded protein: MSSSARSPLPTVNERDAEQPGAVEGKGGGKASMLRGRNAGTAAEEQPHIGNYRLLKTIGKGNFAKVKLARHVLTGKEVAVKIIDKTQLNSSSLQKLFREVRIMKVLNHPNIVKLFEVIETEKTLYLVMEYASGGEVFDYLVAHGRMKEKEARAKFRQIVSAVQYCHQKFIVHRDLKAENLLLDADMNIKIADFGFSNEFTFGNKLDTFCGSPPYAAPELFQGKKYDGPEVDVWSLGVILYTLVSGSLPFDGQNLKELRERVLRGKYRIPFYMSTDCENLLKKFLILNPTKRGTLEQIMKDRWMNVGHEDDELKPYMEPVPDYKDPRRTELMVSMGYTREEIQESLVGQKYNEVMATYLLLDHKSSELEDSLSLKPRVAPEVANSSGPSPAHKVQRSVSANPKRRVSDQAGLSIPTSASYSKKTQVANAENKRGGGGGAGGGGAGGGGAGEEEGGGRRAGSTAKVPPSPLPGLERSKGTPSPSTNSVLSTGTTRSRNSPLLDRASLGQSSLQNGKDSGAPPRVPAASPSAHNVSQGPGERPSFPRGVSSRSTFHAGQLRAPRDPRDTLPYALPPGLPPPASPSGASQGRRGPSASLFSKFTSKFVRRNLSFRFARRNPHEPESKERVETLRPAVGPEKDPRDAGRDAKPRSLRFTWSMKTTSSLEPGEMLREIRKVLDANSCRCEPQERFVLLCAHGAPGHDSFVQWEMEVCKLPRLSLNGVRFKRIAGTSMAFKNIASKVANELKL
- the MARK2 gene encoding serine/threonine-protein kinase MARK2 isoform X2; this translates as MSSSARSPLPTVNERDAEQPGAVEGKGGGKASMLRGRNAGTAAEEQPHIGNYRLLKTIGKGNFAKVKLARHVLTGKEVAVKIIDKTQLNSSSLQKLFREVRIMKVLNHPNIVKLFEVIETEKTLYLVMEYASGGEVFDYLVAHGRMKEKEARAKFRQIVSAVQYCHQKFIVHRDLKAENLLLDADMNIKIADFGFSNEFTFGNKLDTFCGSPPYAAPELFQGKKYDGPEVDVWSLGVILYTLVSGSLPFDGQNLKELRERVLRGKYRIPFYMSTDCENLLKKFLILNPTKRGTLEQIMKDRWMNVGHEDDELKPYMEPVPDYKDPRRTELMVSMGYTREEIQESLVGQKYNEVMATYLLLDHKSSELEDSLSLKPRVAPEVANSSGPSPAHKVQRSVSANPKRRVSDQAGLSIPTSASYSKKTQVANAENKRGGGGGAGGGGAGGGGAGEEEGGGRRAGSTAKVPPSPLPGLERSKGTPSPSTNSVLSTGTTRSRNSPLLDRASLGQSSLQNGKDSGAPPRVPAASPSAHNVSQGPGERPSFPRGVSSRSTFHAGQLRAPRDPRDTLPYALPPGLPPPASPSGASQGRRGPSASLFSKFTSKFVRRNPHEPESKERVETLRPAVGPEKDPRDAGRDAKPRSLRFTWSMKTTSSLEPGEMLREIRKVLDANSCRCEPQERFVLLCAHGAPGHDSFVQWEMEVCKLPRLSLNGVRFKRIAGTSMAFKNIASKVANELKL